Within the Mixophyes fleayi isolate aMixFle1 chromosome 5, aMixFle1.hap1, whole genome shotgun sequence genome, the region GTTTGCTGCTACTTGGTTTGATgcagataaaaacataaataaattaccTAGTAAAACCAGGTTGTCCAACTGTTCTCTGGTGATATGAATGTCATAGTCTGCGCCTTTCTTTTGACCTGTTGACTGCAGCAAATGGTCAATTTCGTCACGCACTGCTGCAAGTGCTTCTGGGTGCCTCACAAGGTAGTACATGGCCCAGAATGTTGCCGGAATCGTGTTCCCCACAGAGGCCCAAAGGAAGGCAAAATGATGTGCTGAGAGAAAATAAGTGAAAAGGaagattaatagcatttattaCACTGATTAGATTTGCAGTGTGCTAATTAAAAGATGTTAGGACACAGACCCAGCCAAGGATCAGTGAATGCTAATGAGGACCAATAGGCTTCTGAAGTCTAATTTTCTGCTTAATGAGAATAGTTTAAAATGTAATGtctgtggaggggggagggggggtgaagtAAGGGGAGTATATGCAGCTCAGTTATAATCTCTTTCTCATTATCAGCATTAAGTATCTTGTTTTACCacctcagcaaaaaaaaaaaaaatcaattattataTATGGTTGTTTGAGAGTAAAACATTTTATCATTAGCCAATTAAAAGAAGCATAAAAAAATTTCAAGGTCGCAATTTGGCTTTTTTATTTCAAAGGTCTACAGTAAATTATTTTGTCTATAACACACAGTAACAATTCACAGAGTCCTTACCTGCTTTGTCATAGTCTTGGAGCACATCGTATTCTTCAAGGATTTCTTTCCGAGCCTGGATAACCTCGGACAGGCCACGCCTTGTGTCCATCTTATGAGGCATAAAGAAATCTATCAGTTGCTCACGAATATTCTTGGTATCTCCTAGCAACGCGATGGGTATGTTTATGACAAGATAGGGGAACTTGGCATCAAACTTTGTAAATTTTTCTCTCATTTCACTAATAACTTTGCGACCATCTGCAACAGGATCTCTTCCATAGAGTGTCATAAAACTGGCTTCGAACATGATAGAGCAGCAGAACTGGTACATTTTTTCTGTTTTCCAATCTGTTGCTTGTGAgaatttccatttgaatacatgTTGGAGATTTATCATCATGCTGTCAGTAAGTTTGTCCAAAGGCTTACCCtgcatgattttatatattttgctcatACGATCCCTGAGTTGTGGGAACTTTGCTTCTGACAGAGGGGGGTAGTCGAACGTCCTGGATGCCATTTCATTAGAGAACTCATGGAAGTCGAGCTTCTTGGCATTTCTAATGACATACTGGAACTGGGTTGGAtccatgaaaaatgtaatatatctgCCTGTGTGAGAGAAAACATATCACTGGCATCAGTTTCCTGACATTATTATCCTAATCAGTACCAAATACACACTTAATAATTGCATGGCAAACCATTAGTTTTATTCCATCATGTGCGAGTATAGTAATATGACAGAATCACTTACTTAATCACATAGGAATTATTCCCAAGGAGAACtgcagaataaaaataagatttccTATGATAGAAATGTATGTGTTTTGCAATGTATCACCCATCATTCAATCCAATTCTCCTTCTGAAAGGACGGTCCTTCATATGCATCCAAATTCTATacactctctttctcttttcagtCTGCTATAAACATTTGTTAGATTATTGCACAATCTAATGGCTTCTACAAGTGTCTCAATTTTTCTTAAAATCATGTGCGATATTGCTTATACTTAAGAGGCGGTCACAGGATATTTTTTGCCATCTTTATTCTAATTAAAAAGTTGTCACCTGTCACCTTTGATTTGGCATAATTAGCATCTCTTTAGTGtttcaataataaactaattattcAAGTTCCTCTCCAAATATTGTTTCTGTATGCAATCTTTGACAGGAATTATGTGGACACACAATTCGACCAATGTCCTGGTTCTTCTACTCCAGTGATGAGCAACAGGTGGCCCTCCGAGccctcacctgtggcccccagctccttcatcaccaccatttatttatatagcgccactgattccgcagcgctgtacagagaactcactcacatctgtccctgacccattggggcttacagtctaaattccctaacacacacacagactagggtcaatttgttagcagccaattacctcccagtatgtttttggagtgtggaaggaaaccggagcacccggaggaaacccacgcaaacacggggagaacatacaaactcctcacagataaggccatggtcgggaactgaactcatgaccccaatgctgtaaggcagaagtgctaatcacttagccaatGTGCTGCCCAGCTTTATTGTCAACTCTGTTTTTTATATCTTGTAacaattgtttaaaatgcctgctgatgtgttattacacATAGCGGTCTCTCttggattaaatgtattgttttagcaAATCCAGCATAGCTATTGGTTGGATTATTAATTATTACTAAATATGTTAAAACAACACAActatcattttttttccttttgaattTTGCTGTACATTCAAATTATAGTTAAATAAGAATAAACGTATTTGTTCATGCAACCATTTTATCCAAAATAATAAACATGCTATTAGAGTCTGCCTGTGTTAAAGGGACCAtctgttccaaaatatctttggGAAGCCAAGTTCTACTTTTGTTTTAGCAGTCTGCTTTTGTGTTTGAGGAATTCATATTAAAAACAGCTAGTTGAAGGATTTATATAGTTCACAGAAGAATTATACTACAGAAATTCAAACGCTACATTAAAACTACTTCAATATCAGTCTTGTTACTAAGCCTATTTTAAATCCTTGTGACTTAATTGCTACAGACAAATATCCATGAAGTGATGAACATGTAAACCTGGAATATAATCCAGAAATTAAGCAGCTTGGTCTGTATTATTCAAAGAGCAACTGGGAGGTAATCATTTAAAAGGATGACTTGCTGAATTTAGtcaaaaatgtattgatttatcAAATCTGAAAGCAAATCAAAATCACTGCTCAATTTGACAGATTTGAGGCAATTTGACCTACAATTGAATGAATGAAGAGGGCAGGGTTTGTGTTTCGCTGTTTTAGTCAGATGAAATGGCTTTttcaggatgaaagagaaaaaaagaagagcTGATTGCTAGTGTATTTAACAGATTGTTaaagacatatataaaaaaaaggtatCTGATTGGATTAAGTGAAAA harbors:
- the CYP7B1 gene encoding cytochrome P450 7B1 isoform X1, producing the protein MIDALQFVIAAGLLLITISLFWSTLRRRRDGEPPLDNGWLPFLGLAYQFRKNPLKLLISQQEKHGDIFTVCLAGRYITFFMDPTQFQYVIRNAKKLDFHEFSNEMASRTFDYPPLSEAKFPQLRDRMSKIYKIMQGKPLDKLTDSMMINLQHVFKWKFSQATDWKTEKMYQFCCSIMFEASFMTLYGRDPVADGRKVISEMREKFTKFDAKFPYLVINIPIALLGDTKNIREQLIDFFMPHKMDTRRGLSEVIQARKEILEEYDVLQDYDKAAHHFAFLWASVGNTIPATFWAMYYLVRHPEALAAVRDEIDHLLQSTGQKKGADYDIHITREQLDNLVLLGSAIKESLRLCSASMNIRVVQEDFLLELEDDQAVSLRKGDFVAIYPPALHKDPEIYEDPEEYKYDRFVEDGKEKTTFYKKGKKLKDFLMPFGSGISKCPGRFFAVNEVKQFLAVLLMYVDMEPVEHKPLGYDNSRSGLGILLPESDTEFRFKPKI
- the CYP7B1 gene encoding cytochrome P450 7B1 isoform X2 encodes the protein MIDALQFVIAAGLLLITISLFWSTLRRRRDGEPPLDNGWLPFLGLAYQFRKNPLKLLISQQEKHGDIFTVCLAGRYITFFMDPTQFQYVIRNAKKLDFHEFSNEMASRTFDYPPLSEAKFPQLRDRMSKIYKIMQGKPLDKLTDSMMINLQHVFKWKFSQATDWKTEKMYQFCCSIMFEASFMTLYGRDPVADGRKVISEMREKFTKFDAKFPYLVINIPIALLGDTKNIREQLIDFFMPHKMDTRRGLSEVIQARKEILEEYDVLQDYDKAAHHFAFLWASVGNTIPATFWAMYYLVRHPEALAAVRDEIDHLLQSTGQKKGADYDIHITREQLDNLVLLGSAIKESLRLCSASMNIRVVQEDFLLELEDDQAVSLRKGDFVAIYPPALHKDPEIYEDPEGPQHSRIQTSRN